TGTATCCGCCAAGCCTTGCAGCAACGGCATCTTCGCCAATCACTGCGAGTCGTTGTACTTTTTGCAACGGCAGCATGCCCTCATTTTTCAGCAACACAAAACTTTTAGCAGCCGCTTCACGTGCTATGGATTTATGCCGGGCGATATTGATGCTGTTCGCTATTACATTTTCATCTACATAGGGATGCTCAAACAAGCCCAACTCAAACTTGATACGCAGCACCCGCCGTACTGCGGCGTTGATAATCGATGAATCGATACTGCCATCGAGAAAAGGCGGCATAAACAAATGGTGATGTGCATAATCGGTTTGAAAAATAACATCCAAACCATTTTGTATCGACAACGCACTGCTCTGCGGATAATCTTTTCCGGTCATGTGCAGCACGTTGGCACCACCCACGGCTGAAGCATCCGAAATCACAAAGCCTTTGAAACCATGCTCCTTCTTCAACCATTGGTTCAATATCCAGTTGTTGGCGGTAGCTGGCTGTCCATTTACACTGTTGTACGAAGTCATTACACTGCGGGTGCCTGCGAGTGCAAATGCTTCCTGAAAAGGCAACAAATGCGTTTGGCGTAAAAACCATTCGCTCCAGTAAATGGGATAACTATCGCGGCCACCATCGCCCACATTGGCGAGTAAATGCTTGGGGGTTGTTACCACACCCATTTGCTCAATGGGCTGCATGAACGCAACGCCCATTTGTGCACTCAGCCACGGGTCTTCACCATAGGTTTCTTCTACCCTGCCCCAGCGTACATCGTTGGCCAGATTGATAACTGGTGACAACACTTGCCGAATGCCTCTTGCCTTTGCTTCTTTGCCAATGGCACTGGCCACAGAACGCATCAATGCTGTATCCCAGGTGGCAGCCAAACCAATGCTTTGCGGAAATGCAGTTGCACCAGCTCTCACCAAACCATGCAGGGCTTCATCAAATGGAATGATGGGAATACCCAGCCTGCTTTGGGTGATAAAATACTGTTGTTGACGGTTGATTTTCAATGCCAGCTCACGGGCATTTTCGGTAGCATTGTATTGCAGCATCTGCCCCGCCGCATTCGCCGTTTGGCCGCTGGCACTCACCTGAAAACCAAATATACCGTGCTTGTATTGCTGCTCTTCGCCGGGCTTTACTTCGCCGGGTATCATGAAGAGCTGCCAAAACTTTTCTTCGGGTGTCATGCGGCTGAGCAAATCGGCCACCCGCTGCTCTACTGGCAACTGCGCATTTGTGTAAGGCTGCGCCAACACAGCCAGAGAGCTGCTTGCAAACAGCAATATCCACATCAGTTTTTTCATCATCAATACATTATGGCGCCACTATTTGAAAAACCCAAGCCCATGCATTGGGTGGTGCTGCAACCAAAGACTTTGGAATGTTGACCACAATGCCTTTTTCGGTTACCGTAAACGAGAGTTTCTTTGTACTTCCCAACAACTGTACGGCAGTTATTGTAGGCTTGGGCGTGTACGGAATGAGCACAGTGGCGGGCATTGCTGTTTCATTTTCCGGCACCTGATAAATGGCAAATACTTCATTCGTTTTTTTGGTGAATACCCAAGAACCTGCAGACGGCAATTGCGGATCGGCTTCGGTAGCATAAATAGCCGAACCGTTTTGTTGCATCCAACTACCAATTTGTTGCAGGCGCTGGTATGCAATGCTGTCCCATTCGCCATCGGGCCGTGGGCCTACGTTTAGCAGCAGGCTGCCATTTCTGCTCACAATGGTGGTGAGTAGATGAATCACTTTTCTCGCCGGCTTGTATTCATCATTGGGCACATGACTCCATGAATTGCCCAGCGTCATGCAACTCTCCCATGGATAGGGCAAGTATTGATTGGGCACACTCTGCTCGGGGGTAGCGTAGTTTTCATATTCGCCCGGTACGGTTCTGTCTACAAACAACATACCCGGCTGATGCTGCCGCACTTTGGCCGCAATAGCCGGTATGTCTATATCCTGATCGTAAGGAATGGTGCGCTGCCACTCCACCGCAGTATCAATGCTGTGCTTGGGACGCACCCAGCCACCATCGAGCCAAAAAATATCTAACGGTCCATAGCCAGTGGCCAGCTCAAGCATTTGATTGTGTGTAAAGGTTTTGTAAGCATTCCACCGCTCCGGATATTTTGCCGGATTGTAGCTCACATTGCGGTCTTTGGGTGGAAAATAACGCCACCAATAATCGGGTGTGTGCCAATCGGGCTTGCTGAAATACGCCCCAATCATGAACCCTTTTTTGCGAAACGCATCAAACACTTCCTTGGCCACATTGGCTTTAGGATGTGTACTGAATGGCGAAGAGGAATGTGTAATGCGATAGTCGGTGTATTTACTATCGAACATGCAAAACCCATCGTGGTGCTTGGTGGTAAACACCATGTACTTCATACCGGCTGTTGCGGCTGCATCGGCCCATTTATCTGGATTGAACAGCACCGGGTTGAACTGCTGCTGCAAACCTTCGTATGCTTTTTTGTAAGCAAACCAATCGTTGGCAAATGGGCCGCGGCGTATGCACCAGTTTTCATCTTCGGGGCACAGGCTCCAGCTTTCTACAATGCCCCATTGGCTATAGGTGCCCCAATGCATGAGCAGGCCAAATTTAAGCTGCTTCCATTGTGCCAGCTTGGCTGCTACCAACGGATCGGATGGTGCAACGTATTTGGCACTCAGGTTGTGCTCTTGTGCTTGTGCCATGGCACAACTAAGCCCTGCAAAAAGAAGAATGGTAACAATACGCATGCCGTACAGTATTAAACAATTGCAACGATACCCATTTCTTCAACGGGAATGAAACGGAGTTATTCAAACTGTGTACAACTACGGCTGAGCTACTGCAACAAAGACGGCTATTCGCTTTTGGTAACACTGGTTCGAACAGTGCGGTATTTTTTGGGCGACATGCCAATGATTTTGCGAAAGCGTTTCGAAAAATAATACGGATCATCGAAGCCCATGCTGAAAGCAATGTCCTTAATAGCCCTGTCACTAAAATCGAGCTGCTGGCAGGCTTTTTGCATTTTCATTTGCAAAAAATAATCGATGGGAGCATACCCCGTTTTTTGCCTGAAGAGGCTGGAAAAACGTGACACCGAATAGTTGTAACGTTTGCTTAAATCAATAAGCGATAGATTATCGTTGATGTGCTCTTGCATAAACAAAATGGCACTGTCTACACAATCAAGACTTTCTTTTGATGTGGCTTCGTAGTGCCGATCGTTGTACAAAAACAAGCTCAAAAACTGCGACAAACAAAGATTGGCAAACAGCAGATTATCGCTACTGTAACCCAGCTCCAGCGTCTTGTACATTTTCGAAAACAACGGTAAAATTTCGCCGCTGTTGCGTACATGCTGTGGTTTAAAACAGCGCTGCACCGATTGCATGCTGTTCATTTCGGGCAAGGCTTCGCCACCAAAATGAACCCAGTAAATAGTCCATGGATGTTCTTCATCGCTTCCATAAGCATGCTCTGCATGTTGAGGCAAAATGAAAAATTCGTTGGGGCCTACTTCGAAGCGTTGCTTGCCCAACTGGTACCAGCCATGGCCATCTACACAATAAAACAAGAAGTTTTCAGGAAGCCCTTTTTTACGATAGGTATAGTGGCCCTTGGCTTTGGGATAATGACCAATAGAACAAATGTGCAATTGGCTATGCACTGGATTGTTTTGCACTTTGCCCTTTAGTACAATCCGGGGAATTTCAATGCGCTGCCGGCCAACGCCGTACCAGATATTTTTATGTGAACCTTCTTTATTGTCTTTCATGGCAACCGCAACAATTGGCTGAAAAATTAGGAAAAAAGCGGGAGGGCAAGGTCGGTTATCCAACAAAATGCTGCCAAATCTTCCACGCATACGATTGAGTAACCCATGCAGCATGCATTCAGCAGTTGCGCAGTACATTCGGGCAACAATCAACACAGAAAAATAGCCTTATGAAAATGACATTTCGTTTGTACAGCCTTTTGCTGCTGCTGTTGGCCAGCATCAACGGCATGGCCAAAGTAAAACTCCCCTATTTTTTTGCCGACAATATGGTATTGCAACAGCAAACCAATGCGGCCATTTGGGGTTGGGCAAAACCCGGCGGTAATGTGAGCATTCAAACATCATGGAACAAAGCCAAATACAGCACCACAGCCGATGCGCAGGGCAAATGGAAAACAGCTATAGCCACACCTGTTGCCGGCGGTCCATACAGCATCAGCATCAGCGATGGTGATGCCATCACCCTGCAAAATATTTTGATTGGTGAAGTGTGGTTATGCAGCGGGCAAAGCAATATGGAAATGCCCATGAAGGGTTTTCGTGACCAACCCATCCTCGGTAGCAATGATGCAATTTTCAATTCGGCCAACGATCAAATCAGGTTGTACACCGTGCCCCGTTCTGTGCAGCGTTTGCCACAAGATACCAGCAAGCAATCGGCTTGGAAAATTTGCAACGCCGAAACCGTTGGCGGTTTTAGTGCTACGGCCTATTTCTTTGGCAAAATGCTGCAGGAAAAACTGAAAGTGCCTGTGGCTCTCATTAACATTAGCTATGGTGGTTCGCCGGTAGAAGCATTTATGGATGCTGCCAGCTTAAAAGCTTTTCCTGAAATTGCTGTGCCTGCCGCCAACGACACCAACAAGCTCAACAACAGAAATGCGACCGTGCTATACAATGGCATGTTGCATCCGTTTTTAGGCTTCAGCATTCGCGGTGCTATTTGGTACCAGGGCGAAAGCAACAACGAACGTGCTGCGCAATACGAAAAACTGTTTCCTGCATTTGTGCAGCAAATAAGAGCACAAAGCAAGCAAGGCGATTTTCCATTTTACTACTGCCAGATTGCACCCTACAATTATTTCAATTTTGGCGTTGTAAATACAACTGCGGCCAACTCAGCCTACCTGCGGGATGCGCAGCGCAAAGCACTAAAAACAATTCCCAATAGTGGTATGGCGGTCCTAATGGATTTGGGCGAAGAATTCAACATTCACCCGGCAGACAAAGCCACTGGCAGCAAGCGGTTGGCCTACCTGGCACTGGCCAATACATACGGCCTCAAAGGCTTTGCTGCCGAAAGCCCTGCGTATGAATCTATGCACATCAATGGCAACAGTATTACGCTGAAATTCAGCCATGCACCCAACGGGCTCACTGCCTACGGCAAAAACTCATGCAGTTCGAAATTGCAGGCCCCAACAAGGTTTTTCGTCCGGCTACAGCAGTTATCAATGCAGGCAATGTCGTTGTGTCTTCACCAGAAATTCCAAATCCGGTAGCTGTACGCTATGCGTTTAAAGATTTTGTTGTAGGAGAATTATACAACACGGAAGGTTTACCTGTTTCCAGTTTCCGTACCGACGATTGGTAACGGACAGTTATTTACGATTGAATGATTCTTGTGCAACTGTTGCCGCAAATTCCCAACCGGCTGGCAGTTGCACATCTTTTTTGCGACTGGCCGGCCACACTTGCAGGTTTGTTATTTTGCCTGACTGTAATCGGGCTTCAACAGTTGTGTTGCC
The Phnomibacter ginsenosidimutans genome window above contains:
- a CDS encoding alpha-L-fucosidase, with translation MRIVTILLFAGLSCAMAQAQEHNLSAKYVAPSDPLVAAKLAQWKQLKFGLLMHWGTYSQWGIVESWSLCPEDENWCIRRGPFANDWFAYKKAYEGLQQQFNPVLFNPDKWADAAATAGMKYMVFTTKHHDGFCMFDSKYTDYRITHSSSPFSTHPKANVAKEVFDAFRKKGFMIGAYFSKPDWHTPDYWWRYFPPKDRNVSYNPAKYPERWNAYKTFTHNQMLELATGYGPLDIFWLDGGWVRPKHSIDTAVEWQRTIPYDQDIDIPAIAAKVRQHQPGMLFVDRTVPGEYENYATPEQSVPNQYLPYPWESCMTLGNSWSHVPNDEYKPARKVIHLLTTIVSRNGSLLLNVGPRPDGEWDSIAYQRLQQIGSWMQQNGSAIYATEADPQLPSAGSWVFTKKTNEVFAIYQVPENETAMPATVLIPYTPKPTITAVQLLGSTKKLSFTVTEKGIVVNIPKSLVAAPPNAWAWVFQIVAP
- a CDS encoding AraC family transcriptional regulator; translated protein: MKDNKEGSHKNIWYGVGRQRIEIPRIVLKGKVQNNPVHSQLHICSIGHYPKAKGHYTYRKKGLPENFLFYCVDGHGWYQLGKQRFEVGPNEFFILPQHAEHAYGSDEEHPWTIYWVHFGGEALPEMNSMQSVQRCFKPQHVRNSGEILPLFSKMYKTLELGYSSDNLLFANLCLSQFLSLFLYNDRHYEATSKESLDCVDSAILFMQEHINDNLSLIDLSKRYNYSVSRFSSLFRQKTGYAPIDYFLQMKMQKACQQLDFSDRAIKDIAFSMGFDDPYYFSKRFRKIIGMSPKKYRTVRTSVTKSE
- a CDS encoding sialate O-acetylesterase, translated to MKMTFRLYSLLLLLLASINGMAKVKLPYFFADNMVLQQQTNAAIWGWAKPGGNVSIQTSWNKAKYSTTADAQGKWKTAIATPVAGGPYSISISDGDAITLQNILIGEVWLCSGQSNMEMPMKGFRDQPILGSNDAIFNSANDQIRLYTVPRSVQRLPQDTSKQSAWKICNAETVGGFSATAYFFGKMLQEKLKVPVALINISYGGSPVEAFMDAASLKAFPEIAVPAANDTNKLNNRNATVLYNGMLHPFLGFSIRGAIWYQGESNNERAAQYEKLFPAFVQQIRAQSKQGDFPFYYCQIAPYNYFNFGVVNTTAANSAYLRDAQRKALKTIPNSGMAVLMDLGEEFNIHPADKATGSKRLAYLALANTYGLKGFAAESPAYESMHINGNSITLKFSHAPNGLTAYGKNSCSSKLQAPTRFFVRLQQLSMQAMSLCLHQKFQIR